The DNA segment TGCTTTTCAGATATTATCCCATGTTTCATGTCGTATGGTACAATCATGGGATCAACACAATGATAAACACTCAAAGCTGGCTTAATATAACTTGATATATTAGGGTAATGGAAGTTAAATGAGTTAATGTAAATGAATTGGTCAATTTTCCTTGTCCTAAGAATTTTTTTTATTCTCCTGGATATAATTGATTCATTAACCTTAAGTAGAGATCTAAATAAAAAACTTTCCGGCAAAAAGTTAATCGGTAAAACCGGGGGAGTAATTACAATTTTTAAATTGGGTAAATCAGTATCTAATATTCCATCCGAAAACAGAGAGAATTTCTTTTTTCGGTTTTTTAAGCTTTCTGATTTTTTATGTTGAAAATAATCTTTAAGTGTAAAAGGGTAATCGATGAAAAAAACTTTATTATCTTTTGATAAACTCCTTGCAATAAAAAGAGAGGTAGCCTTAATATCACTATCAAAACGTGTGTTTCCCAAAAAGATAATAACCTTGTTTTTTAAAGCCATAAGTTAATTCTGTTATGTATTTAGATCACATTGAAGTTGTCAAGCGTTTACTAAGTTAGGTATTCATATCCCATTTCATGTAATTCGGCTCAAGTTAAGCTTTTTTGCAACGTTTTTAATATTCCAAGTATTTAACCGGTCATTTTTTTTAAATAATTTTACAATCAAAATTATAGTTTTAATGCAATGGTGATTGGAATTCCAATTCAATGATCGTTTTATACTCTAACTATAATTGTTATTTTTGCCTAAATTAAAATATAAAATATTTTGTTTGCATTTTCAGGACTCAATAAGGTGTAGATTCATATTAATGGCAATTATATTATTATATTCATTAATAAGTTGTATTTTTAATGCGGCATCCATATTTACCAACTATGAAACATAAATTTAATGCCACATTAGCGTATCCAAATAATAGAATGTATTATTAATATGTGTTACTTTTAAATGTCTTATCATTTTAAAACGGTCGGATTATGTTTGGTTATTGATTACAAAAACAGCTTTGTAGCATATATTAATAATTGTATTTGCTCAATAAAATTAACGGTTGTGAATTACATATCGCTAAAAATCAGGAAGATGTGGACTTCTGATGGATAATCTAATTTTTTTACATAGTGTTGGAATCAATAAGCATCTTATTATTTAAATAGAATAATCAAAAAACAAATAAACAAAATGAAAAAAAAATATTTCGTTACCTCAGTGGTATTATCGATGTTAACTATTAGCACATTTGCTCAGGAATCAATTATTGGGGAAATCAATTATGGGTTGTTAGAAAAATATATCGAAGCTGCTCGTGTAAATTACCCTAAACGGAAGTTAGTAAAAGCGCAAGAAGATATTTCGAAGGCAGGAGTTACCATTTCTCAATTATCGTATCTTGATATATTTTCTGCGTCCTATTTTTACCGTCCAAATGATAAGGCCGCAATCATAGCACCGGGAACAGTTAATCCATATATTGTTAATGGAATCCAGTACGGTATAAATATAAACCTGGGCAATTTTCTTCAAAAACCCTTTTTAGTTAAACGTGCTAAAGCTGAGTATAAAGTAGCACAATTACAAACCGCGGATTATGATGTGTCTCTTGTTACTGAAGTTAAAAGAAGATATTATAACTATGTACAAATGCTACAAGAGCTGAAAATAAGAACCATCAAAACACAAGATAATAAAAGTGTTGCAGATAATTCTAAGCGTAGATTTGAAAAAGGCGAGATTACCTTAGATCAATACAATTTCAGTCGTATACAATTGGCAGATGCAAGTACAGAGCGCCTTCAAACGGAAGTAAATTATTTAAATGCTAAAGATGCACTGGAAGAAATTATTGGTCAAAAATTAACAGATATAAAATAATAGTAAAAGGAACTTAATAAATGGATATTAAAAGGTTTTCGAAAATACTAAAGAAGTTTTCATGGATATTGATTTTATTGCCAGTAATTGCTGGGACCCTAACTTACTTTCTCTCCAAAAATCTTCCGAAAAAATATAAATCAGAAGCACAGATAGCCACGGGACTTGTAGACCAGTCTAAACAAATATCAACCCAAGTTCAATCTGATTTTTTTAAGATCAGCCAGCAATTTAGTAATATCATTGAAAAAATGAAAATGAGAAAAATGATGGGAATACTTTCCTATCATCTCATTATTCATGATTTAGAAAATCCAAGCACTGCTTTCAGAAAAAACAGTTCTAAAATAGATTCACTGTCCCAGTCTGATAAATCAGAATTAATTAATATCTACAAAAAAAAGCTAAGTGAAAAAGCTACAATTACCGTTTTGGACAATAGAAATAAATTCAAATTATTCGATTTGCTCCAATCAATGGGATATGATGAAGCTAGTATCAATGAAGATTTGACCATTTACAGAGCAGAGAACAGCGACTTCATAAATGTGCAGTTTACTTCTGAAGATCCTTTGTTATCTGCTTTTGTAGTAAATACGCTTTCAACAGAGTTCATTAATAATTATAGCGTAGAAGTTTATAATAATCAGAACAACTCTATTTTGCTTCTAGATTCATTGTTAAAGAAGAAAGAACAAGATATGAATGCGAAAAATAGCGCACTGAAGGACTTCAAAATGAAAAACGGAGTCTTAAATGTTAATGAACAAGGTGCAACTTTATACGCTCAGATATCTCAATATGAAGAAAAAAAGGCGCAGGCGATAAGAGATATACAAGCTAATTTAGGTGCATTATCGGCTATTAATAAAAAGCTGAGTGGGAAAGATGAACCGTTTTTAGGAGGGAGTGCCATTGAAGACAATAATAATATTCTCAATTTAAAATCACAGATAAAAACAGCCAATGACAGGTATATAGACGGAGGTTTTAAAGTAGCAGATAAAAAGAAAGTAGATTCTTTACAAAATCTGCTTAGTATCCAGTCTTCCAAAGTCTCAGATAAAAAT comes from the Pedobacter heparinus DSM 2366 genome and includes:
- a CDS encoding TolC family protein, whose translation is MKKKYFVTSVVLSMLTISTFAQESIIGEINYGLLEKYIEAARVNYPKRKLVKAQEDISKAGVTISQLSYLDIFSASYFYRPNDKAAIIAPGTVNPYIVNGIQYGININLGNFLQKPFLVKRAKAEYKVAQLQTADYDVSLVTEVKRRYYNYVQMLQELKIRTIKTQDNKSVADNSKRRFEKGEITLDQYNFSRIQLADASTERLQTEVNYLNAKDALEEIIGQKLTDIK